TCTTGGCGGGGGTTGCAACCGTGGTTGACCCGACTCAGCGGCCTCGCGGGGATTGGCTTGAGAGTTGGGGCTGGTGGTCCGTCTTTGGCCTCAACATCGTGCTTCGCATGCCACCAGGCCAGGATCGGGACCGATACGCAGCGGTCTTCTCAACTAAGGCTCACGAGATCGCCGATCGATTGGGGAATTGGGCTCTTCGAGAGAGAGTGTTCTCTCTGGAGCATGACTGGAGAGTTTCCATTTCGCAGCCGCGGGAAGGAAGTCTCGAACCCAAGGTCTTGGATCGAGAGGACCTGCGCAACCTGCTGGGAACCATGGGCCGTTTCCCCTGGTTTCGCCGTGTAGGTTGGCAGATTCTGAACTCAGCGAGGCTCGTGTGAACCGCAAAGGTATCCATCACGCAGGTCAGACCTCTCTCCGAGCTCGGGCCCAGACAGCGGTGACTCGCACCGCCCGATCGCGAACAGTCGCCGCCGCTGTTGTTGCCGCTCTCTTCACGCTTGGAACGGCGCCCTTGGGATTTACGACACCGTTCAGTGGCTCGGGATCGTGGCCTCAGAGCCCCGTCGCGCACCATGGAGTGATTGAAGAGGTCTTCCTCCGCGCGATGTCGCGTTTCTACGGACCCGAGTGGCACCGCTGGATGCCGGAGTCTGTCGTCGCGGAGCACTGGCGTCGGTTCCCGACGCACTTCGGCTCGGGTGTCGAAGCTGCCTTTGCGGCATGGATGCAAGTGCACTTCGGCGCGGGCTGGCAGCAGTGGGTGCCGGCGCATGTCGTCTACCAGTGCTGGTCCGACTTCACGAACCTTCGATCCCGTTGACGACAAGGCGCATCGGCACCTTGCCAGGCCTTGGGCGCGAGTCGTGCGTGGCCTCACCGCCAGCCCCACGGCCGCGCTTGTGGGAGTGAGTCTGGCGCGGTGCCTCCACCGGTCTTGCGTCGAGCACCGAGGGACCACAAGCCGCATGGCCAGGAGGCAGATCATGTCAGCTGGGGGTTGCACTGCCCCTTCGACGAGGGTAAGACATGGCGGGGAAGTGGTGGGCATGGCCGGGCCCGGACCGGCGATGAAGGAGGCTCGGACTCGTGGACACCAATGAACCGAAGAGGCACTCGAAGCCGAAGCCCCGCTCGCGCGCCGCAGAGACTCGCGAAGTGGATCACCTGCGCCGCCAGCGGTTGGCAAGGATGGTTGAGTTGGCGCAGAGCTACCTGGGGTGCTCGAAGGCTCAACTCGCCCTGACTCTGAACCGAGACCCTGCGAAGGTCGTCCCCGACAGCGGCAACCCGAAGCTTGACATGGTGATGGGGCTGTCCGATGTGCTCGACTGGCCCGCCGGTGATGTGGCCGAGGCCCTGTGGCTCGACCCGGTCGATGACGCAACCGAGCAGGAGCCCGTCCCCGAGAAGCCGTTCGCGGAGTTGAATCGCGACGCGATCGCTGCTCACCGGGAGGGTGACCACAAGAGGATGCGGGTGATCGCAGCACAGATGTTGCGATTGGCAAGAGAACCGCGAGAGCACGGTATCGCAGCCAATCGAATGTACATGGCGCTTGATCAAGCTGGTCGCTTCGCCAAAGCGCTGGAGTTCGCAAGGATGGCGGCGTCCGTGCAAGGTCTTTCAGTCGGTGCTCACTTGGTCTATCTGGCGAACCTGGCCAATGCCAACTATGCCATGTGGAACCTGAACGAAGCGATTGCACTCTCGCAAGGGGTCATCAGTGAGGCCGCGATCGTCAGGGAAAGCAATGATGTCGTTGATCTCGCCCGAGGTATCGCGGGTTATGTCTCTGGCTCAGCGCGTCGTCGCCTGATTTCAGAACTCCCTGAGAGGGCGTCGGTCCTCGGAGGCGACGCGTTGATTCATCTTGAACTCGCAACAACCACACTGAGATCGCTCGCAGACAGACGGAACGACAGTAGCTTCGTCGCGATTGCGAACACCTGCGTTGGTGCAGCGATTGAAGTCGAAGTGCTACTTGGTATGCGGCCGCCGGAATCGGCCATTCAGCAACTTGAGTCGGGGGTGTCGTCGATCATCGATCCGTCGATTCACCCACGGGGAGACTGGCTTGAGAGCTGGGGCTGGTGGGCGGTCTTCGGTTTGAATCTGGTGCTTCGATACCTCGGGGGCAACGATCGGGATCGCATGGCGGCCTTCTTCTCAATGAAGGGTCACGAGATTGCCGATCGCCAGGAGAACTGGGCGATTCGAGAGCGAGTCTTCACCTTGGAACACAGTTGGCACTCGGTCGATCAACCGCAAGGTGGTCAAAAGCCCTGCGGGGATTGGACGCTCGACCGAGAGGATGTTCGAAATCTCCTGGGGACCATGGGGCGCTTCCCGTGGTTCCGCCAAACGGGCTGGCGAATCCTCTCGTCAGCGAGGTTGCTGTGATGTCGTCACCATCCCATCGTCTTCGATTTCGGGGTAGCGGATGGCGTCTTCTCCGAGGTCATCTCGCACCACTGGTGCTGGCTGCAGCGCCGCTTTCTGCGGCCGTCTGCCTGTCGTCGGCACGCGGCTCGCCGTTGGGGCCGCCTCATGCGACCTTGGTATCGTCGCTCGTCGCACACACTGGCGGATTGGAAGAAGTCTTCCTCCGCGCGATGTCGCGTTTCTACGGACCCGAGTGGCACCGCTGGATGCCGGAGTCTGTCGTCGCGGAGCACTGGCGTCGGTTCCCGACGCACTTCGGCTCGGGTGTCGAAGCTGCCTTTGCGGCATGGATGCAAGTGCACTTCGGCGCGGGCTGGCAGCAGTGGGTGCCAGCGCATGTCGTCTACCAGTGCTGGTCCGACTTCACGAACCTTCGATCCCGTTGACGACAAGGCGCATCGGCACCTTGCCAGGCCTTGGGCGCGAGTCGTGCGTGGCCTCACCGCCAGCCCCACGGCCGCGCTTGTGGGAGTGAGTCTGGCGCGGTGCCTCCACCGGTCTTGCGTCGAGCGCCCATTCCAGATCAATCACCACGCACAATGGCACTCGTGAGACGCGATGTGTCCGTGGCGTGCCATTGCGCGGGTGGTGATGGGGGTGCGCTGAACAGGTCCAGGTCTTGTGAGAGACTTTCGCGGCCCGAAGGGCCGAGGGGAGTCTGTCATGAAGGGACCAGGACGCAGGAAGCGGCATCGGCCCGAGGAGATCGTGGCGAAGCTGCGCCAAGCCGACGAAGCGTTGGCGGCGGGGAAGCCGATCGCGGAGGTCGCGCGATCGCTCGGGGTGTCGACGGTGACGCTGCACCGTTGGCGAGCTGAGTACGGCGCTGCGGACCGCGACGCGGTTCGGCGACTGAAGGAGCTGGAGAACGCGCGGCTGAAGCGGCTCGTCGCGGAGAAGGATCTTGACATCCAGATTCTGAAAGAAGTGGCCAAGGGGGAATTCTGAGCCCGGCCCCGGGGGCGAACCGGCGCCGGGCGATCGAGCATGTGACGATGGTGCTGCCGGTGTCCGAGCGGCGTGCGTGCCGCGTGGTCGGGCAGCACCGAAGCACGCATCGGCGTCCGGCGCCGGTGAACCCCTATCGGGACAGGCTGTTGTCGAGGATGCGGGAACGGGCGGTGGCGAATCCACGCCGTGGACGCCGGCACATCGTGGACCTGCTGCACCAGGAAGGCTGGGCGATCGGGACGAGACTGATGAAGCGGCTGTGGCGTGTGGAGGGTCTGCCGGTGTCGCAGAATCGCAGGAAACGCAGGCGGATCGGAACGGGCGAGCACGGGATCGTCCGACGGCGAGTGACGACGAGGAACGAGGTGTGGGGCCTGGACTTCGTGAGCGACCGGACGGCGGACGGTCGTCCGCTTCGGCTGCTCGTGGTGCTGGACGAGTTCACGCGAGAGTGCCTGTCGATCGAGGTGGGCTGAGCTGCCGGGGCGAGGATGTGGCGGTGTTGACGAGCTGACGGCGATCCGGGGCGCACCCTTGCACATCAGGAGCGACAACGGGCCGGAGTTCGTCTCCAAGGCGGTGAAGCGATGGTGCGCGGAGAGCGGGACGGGCACGCTGTACATCGACCCGGGGGCGCCGTGGCAGAACGGGATCGTGGAGAGCTTCAACGGACGGCTGCGCGACGAACTGCTCTCGTCGGAGCTCTTCGAGACGCTGGCGGAGGCGAGACATCTGGTGGACCGCTGGCGTCTTCACTACAACCATCGCAGGCCACAGCGGGCGCTCGGGAAGCGGACGCCGGCAGCGTACGCGGCGGCGTGCCCTGCGGCCCCTCCGCTCCGGCTCGCTTCGCTCGCCGGCGCTGCGGCCCCGCAGGGGTCGGCTACCATGCACAAACTCTCACAAGGGGTGGACCGATGAGAGCGACCCCGTCAGTGCCTCCACCGGTCTTGCGTCGAGCACCCATTCCAGATCAATCACCACGCACAATGGCACTCGTGAGACGCGATGTGACCGTGGCGTGCCATTGCGCGGGTGGGGCGTGATCGCCGCCACATTCTCCGAGCCGAGCGCGACGGCGGCCATCCTGGTGGTCTTCGGACTGCTGATGCTGTTCAGCGTCCTCTTCACCAGGACTCTGGACCGCTTTGGGGTGCCGGTGGTTCTCCTTTTCCTCGTCCTGGGGATGCTTGGTGGCAGCGAGGGCCTTGGCGGCGTCGCCTTCGACAACTTCGAGTTTGCCTTTCGCGTGGGGATGATCGCTCTGGTGCTCATCCTGTTTGACGGCGGGCTCAATACCACCATGGCATCCGTCCGGCGCAGCGCGGCACCCGCGGGAGTTCTCGCCACCGCTGGCGTGGTGGGTACCGCCGGAGTCATGGCCCTCATCGGACGCATGCTCGGACTCGACTGGTCTGAAGCACTCCTGATCGGCGCGATCGTCTCATCGACGGACGCGGCCGCCGTGTTCGCGGTGCTTCGAGGCGGGAGCCTTCGAGTCAAGGAGAAGGTGCGCACCACGATTGAACTCGAGTCGTGCATGAACGACCCGGTGGCCGTGATCCTGACCATCGCCGTCGTCGAGGGCGTGCGGGCGATGTCCGTCGGGGATGGCGCGGGCAACGCCGGCGCGCAGGTCTGGCCGCTTGCGATCGATGTGCCCGTTCAACTGGTGGTCGGTCTTGTGATCGGCGTCGCCGTCGGCTGGAGCACGCGCTGGCTGCTCGCACGCATGCGAATCTCCACCAGCGGCCTGTACCCGGTGGTCACGCTCGCCTCGGCATTCGTTGCGTTTGGTGCGGCGACACTCGCGGGCGGGAGCGGCTTCCTTGCCGTGTTTGCGGCCGGCCTTGTGCTGGGCAATGGTCCGATGCCAGTGCGCGCCGGTCTGATCCGCGTGCATGACTCGATCGCGTGGATGAGCCAGGTCTCGATGTTCCTGATGCTGGGACTCCTGGTCTTTCCGAGCCAGTTGCTGTCCGTTGCAGGTGTCGGGCTGGCGCTGGGGGTCGGGCTGGCGCTGCTGGCTCGCCCGTTGGTCGTCATCGGGTGCCTCGCGGTCTTCCGTTGGCGTCCCTGCGAGATCGGATATGTCTCCTGGGTCGGCATTCGTGGCGCAGTGCCGATCATCCTCGGCACCTTTCCCGTCATGGCAGGGCTGCCCGGCGGCGAGAAGATCTTCCACCTGGTGTTCTTCATCGTGGTCGTCAGTGCGCTCATTCCAGGTGCGAGCATCGTGCCGCTCACGCGGCGCCTTGGGCTCGACGAACCCGAGGCACCCGCTCCGGCGGCAGTGCTGGAGATGAACAGCCTTCGCCCGATGGGCGGCGAGATTCACTCGTATCACATTCAGAAGCCCGTCGCGGCGTGCGGAGTTCCGCTGTCGCAGATCCACTTTCCCGACGGAGCCGCGGCCATCATGGTTGTTCGGGGAGATCAGGTCATGGCCGCGCGCGGTTCGACCGTCCTCCAGCCCGACGATCATGTCTACATCTTCTGCCGCCACGGATCGGAGCCGCACATCGGCCTGCTCTTCGGTCCTACCGAAAGCCAGTAGCGAACCGTCGAGCGCCGCGGCTCAGTGGTACGCGCTCATCGGCTCGCAGGTGCAGACGAGGTTGCGATCACCGTAGGGGTTGTCGACGCGCCCCACCGCAGGCCAGAACTTGCGATCGCGCGTCCACGGCGCGGGGTACGCCGCCTGCTCGCGCGAGTACGCGTGCGGCCACGCATCGGCGGTGACCGCTTGGGCCGTGTGCGGTGCATGCTTGAGCGGATTGTCCGCGCGGTCCATGCGACCCTCTTCGATGGCTCTGATCTCCCCCCGAATCGAGATCAGGGCATCGCAGAAGCGGTCGAGTTCGTCCTTCGACTCGCTCTCAGTCGGCTCAATCATGAGCGTGCCCGGGACGGGCCAGCTCATGGTCGGCGCATGGAAGCCGTAGTCCATCAGTCGCTTGGCGATATCGTCAATGCGCACATCGGCGCTCTTTTCGTAGCCGCGGCAGTCAATGATGAACTCGTGAGCGCAGCGGCCTTCGTGATTCGTGAAGAGAATCGGGTAGTGCCCCTCGAGTCGCTTCGCCATGTAGTTGGCATTCAGGATCGCCACTTCGCTCGCGCGCTTGAGCCCGTCGGCGCCCATCATCGCGATGTACATCCAGGAGATGGGAAGGATCGACGCGCTGCCGTAGGGCGCGGCAGAGATCGGCCCAATGCTCTTGCGACCGGCGCTGTCGGGCCGCACCACGGGATGACCGGGCAGGAACGGCGCCAGCGCCTCGGTCACGCCGATCGGTCCCATGCCGGGACCACCGCCGCCATGCGGAATACAGAAGGTCTTGTGCAGGTTCAGGTGACAGACATCGGCGCCGATGTCGCCCGGCCGCGTCAAGCCCACCTGCGCGTTCATGTTCGCCCCGTCCATGTAGACGAGCCCACCGTGCTGATGCACGATGTCGCACACCTCGCGCACCGTCTCTTCGAAGACGCCCGCCGTCGAGGGATAGGTGATCATGCAGCCAGCGAGTTCCTTCGCATGTTGCTCGGCCTTGCGGCGCATGTCCGCAACATCGATCATGCCCTTGGAGTCCGTGGCCACCGGAATCACCCGCATGCCCGCTACGACGGCGCTCGCAGGATTGGTGCCGTGCGCGCTGTCGGGAATCAGGCAGATGGTGCGATGCGCATCGCCGCGCTCGCGGTGGTAGGCGCGCATCACCATGAGCCCCGCGTACTCGCCCTGGCTGCCGGCGTTCGGCTGAAGACTGACCGCCGCAAACCCGGTGATCTCCGCGAGCCACGCCTCGAGCTGTCGGAAGAGCTCCGCATAGCCCCGCCACTGCGCCGTGGGTGCAAAGGGATGAATCCTCCCGAACCCCGGCCAGGTGACGGGGATCATCTCGCTCGTCGCGTTCAGCTTCATGGTGCAGCTACCGAGCGTGATCATCGAGTGGACCAGGGAGAGGTCCTTCGACTGGAGATGGTGGATGTACCGCAGCATCTCGTGCTCGGAGTGGAAGCGGCTGAAGACCTCCTGCTGCATGAAGTCGCCGCGGCGACGCAGCGCCGCGGTGATGGGTGAACGACTCGCCGCGTCGTCGCGCAACAGGTCCGCCAGGAGCGGGGCGGGGGAGCCAGTCGGTGCTGCGAAGGCGTCGAGAAGATCCTGGAGGTCGCTCGCCAGCACGGTCTCATCGAGCGACACGCCCACTGATCCATCGGCGAATGAACGCAGGTTGATACCCCGCGTGAGCGCCGCCTCAATGATCGCCGCGCCGCGAGTGCCTGCCGCCGGCTTCACGCGAAGCGTGTCGAACCACGGTCCGGTGCCGGGATCGTGTCCAAGCGCACGCACACCGGCGGCAAGCACATTCGTCGCCGCGTGCACGCGCGAAGCGATGCTGCGAAGCCCCTCGGGACCGTGCCATGCGCCATAGAAGCCGCTGATGACGGCAAGCAGCACCTGCGCCGTGCAGATATTGCTGGTGGCGCGATCGCGCTTGATGTGCTGCTCGCGCGTCTGGATGGCCATGCGGAGTGCCGGGCGCCCATGGCTGTCGCGACTCACGCCGATCAGGCGCCCGGGCATCTTGCGGACCAGCGCATTCCGCGTCGCGAAGAAGGCCGCATGCGGGCCACCAAGTCCCATCGGAACGCCGAAGCGCTGGGCGCTGCCCACCACCATGTCGGCGCCCCACTCGCCCGGGGGGGTGAGCAGGCAGAGCGAGAGCAGGTCGGCTGCGACCACGGCGAGGGCACCGGTTGAGTGAGCCCGCTCCACGACCTCGCGCCAGTCGCAGACCCTGCCATCGGTCGTCGGATACTGAACGAGCACGCCGCAGCACTCGAGCGCCTTGAAATCGGCGGTCGTCGGATCGCCCACAATGAGCTTCACGCCGAGTCCGCTCGCGCGCGTCTCCATCACGGCGATCGTCTGCGGGTGACACTCCTCGGCCACGAAAAAGTTCCGCGCCGAGGGACCTGCATGCGCGACGCACAGGTGCATCGCCTCCGCGGCGGCGGTGGCCTCGTCCAGAAGACTCGCGCCCGCGACCTCCATGGCCGTGAGCTCGGTGATCATCGTCTGGAAGTTGAGGAGCGCTTCGAGTCGGCCCTGGGAGATCTCCGCCTGATAGGGCGTGTACGCCGTGTACCACGCGGGATTCTCAAGCACATTGCGAAGCACCACCGGCGGTGTGACGGTGTCGTGATAGCCCATGCCGAGGTAGCTGCGCAGCGGCTGATTCATGGACGCAAGGCGATGCAGCGCTTCAAGCGTCTCTCGTTCACCGCGCGCGGCAAAGCGATGGGTGTTCGTCGGGTCGTCCAGTTGCAGCGGCCGGCGCAAGCGAATGGACGCGGGGATCGTGGCGTCCATGAGCGCGTCCATCGAGGCGAAGCCGAGCGATCCGAGCATCGCCGCGATCTCCGAGTCGGTCGGCCCGAGGTGGCGCCGCGCGAAGGTGTCGAGCGGTGGAAGCGGGGTCGTCACGGTCGCGAGAGAGTGGGCCTGAAGGGCGGACTGGTCGAGGGTGGACATGCCTTGGGCGTCCGAAAGAGGCGGGAGACGCGAGAATCGCGAGTATAGGAGGCTGCGGCGACGCAACCCCGCCTGCGGCAACCTCTATAGTGGCGGAATCGCCGACGGAGTCGATCCCGGCGGTCGACCTGCCCGACCTCCGGGCAAGGGTCATCTACCCCGCGAGGAATCCATGGTTCAGCACCTCCGTGCCCTTCGTTCGTTCCCGGTCATCGTCGCCGCACTGCTGGCCGGCGCCACAATGTCGGTTGCCCGGGCGCAGGATGCCGCGACCGAGCCAGCCGCTGCCCCGCAGCGGGCGCCGCAGGATGAACAGGTCCAACCGCATGGGCAGGTCATCGAGGGCACGGTCAACCCCTACACCTATGAGCCGAAGGAGCTGGTTGGTGACACCGCTCTTCGCGAGCTCATGGAGTCGATGGGCGGCGACGCCATTGAGTGGTTTCAGCATGTGCAGACGCTCTCGAATCCCTTCTTCGAGGGCCGAGCGCCGGGATCGCGCGGCAGCGTGTTGACGCACGAGTATGTCGAGTTCTGGATGAAGAAGCTCGGGCTCGAACCTGCCTTCCCGGCTCAGCCGAACGACTCGACCTGGACCAGCTATCGCCAGGAGTGGATGCTCCCGGGCAGCAGCGCCGAGGTTCGCACCGCAGTGGCGAAGCAGGGCGCGCGGGTGCTCGTCCATGGCGAGGACTTTCAGGTGATGGGAAGTTCCGGAAGCGGCACGATCACCGCGCCGCTCGCCTTTGCTGGCTACGGAATCGAGGATGGACCCGACGGATACACGAGCTTCGCAGAGGAAGCGGACTTCACCGGCCACATCGTCATCCTGCTGCGTTACGAGCCGATCAACGACGAAGGCCGCAGCCGCTGGGCGCCGCGCCGGTTCAGCGAGCACTCCGCCATTGCGCGCAAGCTCGATGCGGTCGCCAGGCGGAACCCCGCGGCGATCATCCTCGTGAACCCACCGGGGGCGATCGATGGTCGCTCCGGCCTCGAGACGACGCAGACGAGCAGTTTCGGGCGGACCAGGGACATTCCATTCATTCAGCTCAGCCGGGCGGCGGCGGACGCGCTGCTGCGCGATGCTGATCCGCAGGCGCGATCGCTCGAGGATCTCCGCGTGCTGGCCGATGAGGGCGAAGTCACCAGCTT
This sequence is a window from Phycisphaeraceae bacterium. Protein-coding genes within it:
- a CDS encoding potassium/proton antiporter; its protein translation is MLFSVLFTRTLDRFGVPVVLLFLVLGMLGGSEGLGGVAFDNFEFAFRVGMIALVLILFDGGLNTTMASVRRSAAPAGVLATAGVVGTAGVMALIGRMLGLDWSEALLIGAIVSSTDAAAVFAVLRGGSLRVKEKVRTTIELESCMNDPVAVILTIAVVEGVRAMSVGDGAGNAGAQVWPLAIDVPVQLVVGLVIGVAVGWSTRWLLARMRISTSGLYPVVTLASAFVAFGAATLAGGSGFLAVFAAGLVLGNGPMPVRAGLIRVHDSIAWMSQVSMFLMLGLLVFPSQLLSVAGVGLALGVGLALLARPLVVIGCLAVFRWRPCEIGYVSWVGIRGAVPIILGTFPVMAGLPGGEKIFHLVFFIVVVSALIPGASIVPLTRRLGLDEPEAPAPAAVLEMNSLRPMGGEIHSYHIQKPVAACGVPLSQIHFPDGAAAIMVVRGDQVMAARGSTVLQPDDHVYIFCRHGSEPHIGLLFGPTESQ
- a CDS encoding transposase; its protein translation is MAKLRQADEALAAGKPIAEVARSLGVSTVTLHRWRAEYGAADRDAVRRLKELENARLKRLVAEKDLDIQILKEVAKGEF
- a CDS encoding transposase is translated as MHIRSDNGPEFVSKAVKRWCAESGTGTLYIDPGAPWQNGIVESFNGRLRDELLSSELFETLAEARHLVDRWRLHYNHRRPQRALGKRTPAAYAAACPAAPPLRLASLAGAAAPQGSATMHKLSQGVDR
- the gcvP gene encoding aminomethyl-transferring glycine dehydrogenase, yielding MSTLDQSALQAHSLATVTTPLPPLDTFARRHLGPTDSEIAAMLGSLGFASMDALMDATIPASIRLRRPLQLDDPTNTHRFAARGERETLEALHRLASMNQPLRSYLGMGYHDTVTPPVVLRNVLENPAWYTAYTPYQAEISQGRLEALLNFQTMITELTAMEVAGASLLDEATAAAEAMHLCVAHAGPSARNFFVAEECHPQTIAVMETRASGLGVKLIVGDPTTADFKALECCGVLVQYPTTDGRVCDWREVVERAHSTGALAVVAADLLSLCLLTPPGEWGADMVVGSAQRFGVPMGLGGPHAAFFATRNALVRKMPGRLIGVSRDSHGRPALRMAIQTREQHIKRDRATSNICTAQVLLAVISGFYGAWHGPEGLRSIASRVHAATNVLAAGVRALGHDPGTGPWFDTLRVKPAAGTRGAAIIEAALTRGINLRSFADGSVGVSLDETVLASDLQDLLDAFAAPTGSPAPLLADLLRDDAASRSPITAALRRRGDFMQQEVFSRFHSEHEMLRYIHHLQSKDLSLVHSMITLGSCTMKLNATSEMIPVTWPGFGRIHPFAPTAQWRGYAELFRQLEAWLAEITGFAAVSLQPNAGSQGEYAGLMVMRAYHRERGDAHRTICLIPDSAHGTNPASAVVAGMRVIPVATDSKGMIDVADMRRKAEQHAKELAGCMITYPSTAGVFEETVREVCDIVHQHGGLVYMDGANMNAQVGLTRPGDIGADVCHLNLHKTFCIPHGGGGPGMGPIGVTEALAPFLPGHPVVRPDSAGRKSIGPISAAPYGSASILPISWMYIAMMGADGLKRASEVAILNANYMAKRLEGHYPILFTNHEGRCAHEFIIDCRGYEKSADVRIDDIAKRLMDYGFHAPTMSWPVPGTLMIEPTESESKDELDRFCDALISIRGEIRAIEEGRMDRADNPLKHAPHTAQAVTADAWPHAYSREQAAYPAPWTRDRKFWPAVGRVDNPYGDRNLVCTCEPMSAYH